The genomic interval ATACGGCTCAGACTTTATTGGCCTCTAAAGACGGTGCACAGCACACTATTAATATCTGCTTCAATGATGAAGAGTATATGGGTTACTTTGATGATGCTAATTTTAAAAACACTGCTACAGAAAAAATTAAATTTTTCAAACGGAATGAGTTTAACCCCATTGTTATCCATAACGGTGCTGATGGACAAAAACACCTAAATGTTGAGGTAAGTTATAGAGCTTATTACACCGCTTATCCTGATGTTGTGAACAATTTAAAAACTGTAACAAAAAGTCATCTTATAGGTGAACTAGATCAACACACCTTATTTTATCAACTGAATACTGATAAATCTATGTACAGCATCTGTGCCAATCCTGACCTTAAACCCCAAATTCCAGTTGAGGATAAAAAATATGCTCGGTCCCTTAAACGTTTGCAATTTTTAATTCCTTTGGATGACTTGGGCAATTTACATAAAAACATTGAATCTCCGGTTACTGTAAAAATAGGCGCAAGAAACATCCCAACCCCCAGTTATGAAGAGTATGAATCCTTACTTTTAGCGCAATTTTCTTCGCTTCCCTACCTCATCGCTGGTGATATGAATGTTACATCGGTTGAGTATGTTCAACATAACCAAGATGTTTATAAAACCTTAGGGGCGAAAATCATCGCTTCTGCCTCACCAAATGTTGTAAGCCCACATAGTGCTGACGATAACTTTGATTTGGCCAACTTTGAAAGCAATATGCGTCAAGGATCTTCTGAAGTCTCAACTGAACATCCTGGGCAGTATTTTAAGCAACCTCAAGCTATAGAGGAAGACTTATTAAAACAAGAGAAGGAAAACAACCCTCTCTATGGTACCACTGTCATTAGTAACCAAGAAATGATTAGTCAGTGTAATAACTATGCTTATCGTTTTGGCGTTAGTCTTAACGGGAGATACACCTTGCTCGATTACTTTGATACAACTAAACAAAAATTAACTGATCTGTCTGAAAGTGTTCCTAAAATAAAAGAAATTCTTAATGACTTTTTCTTACTCCCCATTAAACATATCGCAAATAATACCAAGCGAACAACTTGGAATGTCTATATATGCTCAAATACGCTGGAAACTGGGATTTTAAATGATAACGCTTACATAGCATTCTTGGATACCATGCCTAACGCCCCTGATGAAGTCTCAGGTGTTTTTAAGATCTCTAAACCTCACTCTAGCGTTGTCATTGAAAGTAATGATAACAAAAACAAACTGCTGGTAGGTCTTGATATTGTTTCTTTTGATCTTCACGATGGCGACAGAGTTGGAGAGTATATGAATTTGCCATCCATTGTGGTTTCCGGCATTAAAAAACAACAAGCCACCAGAATAAACTTCCAATTTACAGGACAATTCAATTTAGACAGCAGAGATATCAGAAAAGCTAGTCAAACCGTTAGCTCACGTTTTCACTTTGCTGATACGGTTCGACGTTTAAAGTTTGAGCCGTCTCTTGACCCAATTAATAACACCTTTGAAGTCGTCACAGAGGTAAGAAACACCAACCCTGCGGTTGTTATTTATGACCCTATTACTTTTCATAAAAACAGCTTGACTCTTCCAGAAGAAAAAAGAAGCCGAAATTTTCCAGCAGATATTGATCCAGCTCAACCTTTTGATGGTTACTTACAAACATTTGGTGAGCTAAACGCTTTTAAGTTTGGCTTTTGGCTAGAGGGTTAATTTTATGAAAAAAACATTCTATCTGACGGTCTTTTGTATTGTTGGTTTGTGTTTTTCTAAACAAAGCGTGAATGATTCTGCTATTCAAAAGAGAATTCGCGCAAAGTTAAAGCCCATTCGACAGTGTTATCAGCAACAAGTTTTAAAAGATCCCTCTTTAGCCGGAAAGTTAAGTTATAAATTTGTTATTGGTTTAAAAGGACGCGTCACTGCAGTACGTTTAGTTGAGAACAGTTTAAACAACCTTATTGTTGAAACCTGTGTAGCCCATGAAATTGCTAAAATACAATTTCCAAAACCAAAAAAAGGTATTGTTGAAGTGGTTTACCCCTTCACCTTTAACTCTAAATAAAAAATAAGTGCTTTTGATATAGCTATTATAGTGTTTAATCTTATTGTTGCGACACAAGCAGATTTCTTAAACTTACTTAGTCTCTCCTTGCATTGTGTAAGGGCTCGCTGAATGAACTCTGCGTAAATCCAAATGCAGCAAGCCTAAAATAGTTTGCTATAAAAAATGCTTTTGGTTTTTTAAATCTGTCACTTATCAATTGTTATTAATCACAATGGTTCCACCCGAGCCTCCGCCCAGCTCACCTGCAGCCACAATGCTGCCTACCAAAATACCGGCTGCTACTGGATAAATCCACCACTGCTTGTACCATTTTTTCTTGGGTTGCATGCTGCGCTGTGGACTGGGCGCAGGACCATACTCAGCAACACCCAGCTTCAAGTTGGGCTTTGTGCCTTGAATCATGTTTTTTAAAGTTACGACCATTTCATCCACTGCCCCAGGAAAATCCCCTAAACCTTTTTCTACATTGAACATCACCACATCTGAAAATGTCTTTTTGTTGATGTTGTACACTTGCCCCATAAGTCGGTAGTTGATATTTTTTTCCAAGCTACTGAGCAGAATATAATCTGCTCCTTGACTTTTAGCTTCTTCTATCAGCATTTGAGTCTCTTCAGTGTTTTTGGCATTGCCTTCTCTGGTTCTAAAAACATAGGACCATTGCTTTTCATCAACACGAATTTTATTTTGACTTTCAACCGTCTGCTGGGCGCGTCTGATTTTTTCCAATTTGTACCAAGGCTCCAAACCCGGTTTTTCAACAAGAAAAAAATAATCGCCTGCATACAGTTTTATACTAACCGGTGTTTTTCCCATCAAACGACCATTCACATAAACATTCATATTGTCTTGTTGCCCACTAACAGTGACTTGACTCACTGTTTTTGATTTTACTTCACTGCGTGCTGTTTCAAAAACAGGGATGACCGCTGGCGAGTATTGGCTTTCATTCATTTCAAAATTGGGATCTAGGTAAGCTACTTTTTTAAACTCATTGTAAGCATCTTTTTCTTTTTTAATGGCCAACCATGTCATGCCAAGATACAAGTGCGCTTCCAGTAAATCATGGTTGCTTCTAAGGTATTGCAAATTTTTAATAAATAACTTCTTACTCAACGACAGGCTGTCTCGGGCTTTTTCAAAATTCAACTGATGATACATCTGTTTTCCTGATGTTAACAGCTTTTTAGCTCTTTTTAGATCTTCATTATTTGTTACCGTCTGACTTGGACTTTCATCTATAAAGTTACGTTTAAAATTATTCACTTTAGCCAATGAAATCATACGGAAAAACTTTTCATTTTCAACGCTGGTTAATAACTCTCTATTTAAATCTTGCCTTGAAAATCTACGTTGCCCATCATCAACAATGTGCAAACCACCCACATAAATATTTCTATAACTTTGGCCATAGCCGGTCATCACCAACAGCAAAACTAAATAAATCCCAATACGCGATGTTATTTTCATAGAATGCTTTATTATATTATTTTTCATTAAACTACTTCTCTTTAATTTTATATCTCTGCTTTAAAAGTCCGCTGATAATAATCCAAAATGCTGTTTATTTGCTTTACTTCAAAAGCTATTGTCTGCTTTTGTGTTGTCTGCTCAAAAAAACTAACATAGATCTTTTGTTGCCTAAAGCTGAGCAAAACAAACTTATTTGTATTGTATCGCATTGCAAGCGTTGACAAAACTTTTTTTATCTCTGGATTTAAATGCAGCTTCTTTCCATCATTACTCCATTCAAACCGAAACTTCATGCCTGTAGGATCCGGCTTTTTTATGGGGGTTTTTACCGGCTCTTTTAAGGACAAAATATTAGAGCCTTTTTTTAATTGAACCTGTGCGGAGTAAAGTGGCAAGCCTTTATTATCTGCACTATAAATATAATATTGCCCTTGATAAAGGTTGATTTTATCTAAGTCCTGTACAGGATAAGATTGACCATTGATCCAAATTTTGTCCACCGGTTTATACGAAATAAAGTTAATTTTGGCTTTGGGTAAATGCTGCATCGTCTTTAATGTATTATTGTATAGCGTTTGTACTTTTGGAGAGTATTTCTTTTTTGAAAGTTCTTTTTTTGTTTTTCTTCCATCATCAACGCCAAACTTGATATAAATGTAGGCTTGCATCGACTGAGCTGCCTTTGTTTTTTGATTTAATTCCAATTGTGTTAAAGCCAAATAAAAATATGTGGCCATCAAGCCTGAAACGGTTTCCTGTGTATACAGATGGTCATGTGTATAGCTTTCAATGGCTTTAAGCAATTTTTGACTGGCGTCATCGTATTCAAGCGCATAATAATGTTTTTTTGCTTGGTGTAACTGTTCATGT from bacterium carries:
- a CDS encoding PEGA domain-containing protein, giving the protein MKITSRIGIYLVLLLVMTGYGQSYRNIYVGGLHIVDDGQRRFSRQDLNRELLTSVENEKFFRMISLAKVNNFKRNFIDESPSQTVTNNEDLKRAKKLLTSGKQMYHQLNFEKARDSLSLSKKLFIKNLQYLRSNHDLLEAHLYLGMTWLAIKKEKDAYNEFKKVAYLDPNFEMNESQYSPAVIPVFETARSEVKSKTVSQVTVSGQQDNMNVYVNGRLMGKTPVSIKLYAGDYFFLVEKPGLEPWYKLEKIRRAQQTVESQNKIRVDEKQWSYVFRTREGNAKNTEETQMLIEEAKSQGADYILLSSLEKNINYRLMGQVYNINKKTFSDVVMFNVEKGLGDFPGAVDEMVVTLKNMIQGTKPNLKLGVAEYGPAPSPQRSMQPKKKWYKQWWIYPVAAGILVGSIVAAGELGGGSGGTIVINNN
- a CDS encoding AgmX/PglI C-terminal domain-containing protein; the protein is MKKTFYLTVFCIVGLCFSKQSVNDSAIQKRIRAKLKPIRQCYQQQVLKDPSLAGKLSYKFVIGLKGRVTAVRLVENSLNNLIVETCVAHEIAKIQFPKPKKGIVEVVYPFTFNSK